Proteins from a genomic interval of Sphingobacterium sp. SYP-B4668:
- a CDS encoding glycosyltransferase family 2 protein produces MPFFSIIIPTFNSARTIERCIESIIKQDWVDYEIIVQDGGSTDQTKSLVQRFGDRRIIFNSETDEGVYDAMNKALRRARGDWFLFLGSDDALFEDHTLSSCAPYLTCADSKLVYGNVMIDGGTPWAKDGEIYKGEIPLEDFLRHNICHQSIFYHHTLFAANNEYNTQYAVCADYDFNLRTISTTNPIYIPLTIARFAGGGLSSTQGDPNFELDKWSIIVAHYGWKIANSKFKVYKKKIRETASRFIKEGDVKSAIRALIIYIKLKF; encoded by the coding sequence ATGCCTTTTTTTAGCATCATTATCCCCACTTTCAATTCGGCAAGAACTATTGAGCGCTGTATTGAAAGTATCATTAAGCAGGATTGGGTGGATTATGAAATCATTGTACAAGATGGAGGATCTACCGATCAGACAAAAAGCTTAGTCCAAAGATTTGGTGATAGGCGTATTATTTTTAATTCAGAAACTGACGAAGGCGTCTATGATGCGATGAATAAGGCGCTACGAAGAGCGAGAGGGGATTGGTTTCTGTTTTTAGGTAGTGATGATGCTTTATTTGAAGACCATACTCTAAGTAGTTGCGCCCCTTATTTGACCTGTGCTGATTCCAAACTTGTATATGGCAATGTAATGATAGATGGAGGTACACCATGGGCAAAGGATGGAGAAATTTATAAAGGTGAAATACCGCTTGAAGATTTTCTTCGACACAATATTTGTCATCAATCTATATTTTACCATCATACACTTTTTGCTGCCAATAACGAATATAACACTCAGTACGCAGTTTGTGCTGATTATGATTTTAACTTGAGGACAATCTCGACCACTAACCCCATATATATACCCTTGACTATTGCACGGTTCGCAGGAGGCGGACTAAGTTCTACACAAGGAGATCCTAATTTTGAGCTTGACAAATGGAGTATTATTGTTGCTCATTATGGATGGAAAATTGCAAATTCAAAGTTTAAGGTATATAAAAAGAAGATAAGAGAAACAGCCTCTCGCTTTATTAAGGAAGGTGATGTTAAATCTGCAATACGAGCACTAATAATTTATATAAAACTA
- a CDS encoding glycosyltransferase family 2 protein — protein MKLSIITINLNNKLGLIKTLQSIQQQTVQDFQHIVIDGDSTDGGKDIIASNTRINNWISEKDSGVYDAMNKGIKLATGEYLLFLNSGDTLYEAHTIEKIFTDLRLEDVIYGNLMIDDKESPYVYQFPKSLSFKFLFHNFLGHPSTFMKRRLFEDFGPYDLTYKIAADWAFMVKVIAKENVTTKHIEQTIAIFDMDGMSADPKNVPIMLEERKHFLQKTFPLFYEDYLDIQQTEHALERIKSSKGFKILRALGVKKFK, from the coding sequence ATGAAATTATCGATTATCACTATTAATCTCAATAACAAATTGGGCTTGATAAAGACGCTACAATCCATACAACAACAGACCGTTCAAGATTTCCAACATATTGTTATAGATGGCGATTCTACCGATGGAGGTAAAGACATTATTGCAAGCAACACCCGTATAAACAACTGGATATCAGAAAAAGATTCAGGTGTATATGATGCCATGAATAAAGGTATAAAGCTAGCAACTGGTGAATACTTGTTATTTCTGAACAGTGGAGATACCTTGTATGAAGCGCATACCATCGAAAAAATCTTTACTGATTTACGTCTTGAAGATGTGATTTATGGCAATCTTATGATTGACGACAAGGAAAGTCCATATGTATACCAATTTCCAAAATCACTAAGCTTTAAATTCTTGTTTCACAATTTTCTAGGTCATCCATCAACATTCATGAAAAGACGGCTTTTTGAAGATTTTGGGCCTTATGATTTAACGTATAAAATTGCTGCAGATTGGGCCTTCATGGTTAAGGTGATTGCAAAAGAGAATGTTACAACAAAACATATAGAACAAACTATTGCAATATTCGACATGGACGGGATGAGTGCTGACCCAAAAAATGTCCCCATAATGCTTGAAGAACGAAAACATTTTCTCCAAAAGACCTTCCCACTTTTCTATGAAGACTATCTGGATATTCAGCAGACCGAACATGCTTTGGAAAGGATAAAATCATCGAAAGGGTTCAAGATATTGAGGGCCCTTGGCGTGAAAAAATTCAAGTAG